A DNA window from Candidatus Protochlamydia naegleriophila contains the following coding sequences:
- a CDS encoding DUF5615 family PIN-like protein — MELKEGNKRLDERLFLCDQMLTRLGRWLRVAGYDTHMVEEPITDRSLLLLAQKEKRWLISRDRHFLAMQGDIIWLEANDIQACVRELTVKHPIDWLKAPLSRAVYCAISLLF, encoded by the coding sequence ATGGAATTAAAGGAGGGAAATAAACGCTTAGATGAGCGTCTTTTTCTTTGCGATCAAATGTTGACAAGGCTTGGGAGATGGCTGAGGGTCGCAGGGTACGATACCCATATGGTCGAAGAGCCTATCACAGATCGCTCTCTTTTGCTTCTTGCGCAAAAGGAAAAGAGATGGCTCATTTCGCGAGATCGCCACTTTCTTGCGATGCAAGGGGATATTATTTGGCTGGAGGCTAACGATATTCAGGCTTGTGTGCGTGAACTAACGGTGAAGCATCCTATTGATTGGTTAAAAGCTCCTCTCTCTCGCGCTGTTTATTGTGCAATCAGCCTCTTGTTTTAG
- a CDS encoding Mut7-C RNAse domain-containing protein, which translates to MLFVPDDILQRGLTIRYCSHCEKMYWEGSHAKRMMATLEQWKNNNFG; encoded by the coding sequence TTGCTCTTTGTTCCAGACGATATTTTGCAACGAGGTCTTACCATCCGCTATTGCTCTCATTGTGAAAAAATGTATTGGGAAGGAAGTCACGCAAAGCGGATGATGGCCACCTTAGAGCAGTGGAAAAACAATAATTTTGGGTGA
- a CDS encoding SDR family oxidoreductase, which yields MTHSKVAIVTGGGKGIGAEIALHLLSQEMRVIIAEINPSDKCFDLKDPERLLFIKTDVKSEASIKHMIQRGIDHFGRIDCLINNAAIVPNAAVAFEEITLDMWNDYLATNLTGAFLSTKYAVPHLKKNKGNIINIASTRALQSEGNSEPYAASKGGLVSLTHELAVTLGPDIRVNCISPGWIDTQHEKLKTSDHAQHPAGRVGKPEDVANLVSFLISEQASFITGQNFIVDGGMTIKMIYN from the coding sequence GTGACACACTCTAAAGTAGCCATAGTAACGGGTGGAGGAAAGGGAATTGGAGCAGAGATTGCTCTTCACTTACTTTCTCAAGAGATGCGGGTCATTATTGCGGAAATCAATCCTTCCGATAAATGTTTTGATTTGAAGGATCCCGAAAGGCTTCTTTTTATCAAAACCGATGTCAAGAGCGAGGCATCGATTAAGCATATGATCCAGAGAGGAATCGATCACTTTGGGAGAATCGATTGCTTGATTAACAATGCAGCTATCGTTCCAAATGCAGCCGTTGCCTTCGAGGAAATCACTCTCGACATGTGGAATGATTATCTTGCCACTAATTTGACGGGAGCCTTTCTCAGTACCAAATACGCAGTTCCCCATCTAAAAAAAAATAAGGGTAATATCATCAACATTGCTTCTACGAGAGCCTTGCAGTCGGAAGGCAATAGCGAACCCTACGCAGCTTCAAAAGGCGGGCTTGTTTCTTTGACGCATGAACTGGCAGTGACGCTTGGACCTGACATAAGAGTGAATTGCATAAGCCCCGGATGGATCGATACGCAGCATGAAAAACTTAAAACAAGCGATCATGCCCAGCATCCGGCTGGGAGGGTCGGCAAGCCTGAAGACGTTGCCAATCTGGTGAGCTTTCTGATCTCAGAACAAGCTTCATTTATCACGGGCCAAAATTTCATAGTCGATGGTGGAATGACCATCAAAATGATTTATAATTAA
- a CDS encoding serine hydrolase, with the protein MGDLYRAFCILCLLICSYPLFSFSSEEDDFPQAPLIKKSIQAFMQEKDIPGVSLAVVYKGQSYLFQFGWADRELKNPVASSTIFAIGSITKVFTSTALAIEVLAHKTTLNAPLINYLPINKQKVQIGRITLLELATHTSSLPRSLPPFKNKKEQPASVRQFLSRWTPSYPIGTRYAYSNLGFGLLGEAVANVAGMGYEQTIAQFITTPLQMDSTFAAIPPSLASRYAQGYLPTGARIQHPPPIQTHPYKPSFLPGGGALRSTSRDMLKFLEANLGLSGPAYLLQAMQLAQQGFFKVNQHLTLGLGWQRFQSAHGLILDKNGGVPGFSSYIGFKPEQKIGVVILANKSKTQITSIGRLLLKQLSSR; encoded by the coding sequence ATGGGCGACCTCTATCGAGCTTTTTGCATTCTATGCCTGCTTATTTGTTCTTACCCTCTATTTTCCTTTTCCTCTGAAGAAGATGATTTTCCCCAAGCACCTCTCATAAAAAAAAGCATTCAGGCTTTTATGCAGGAAAAAGATATTCCAGGAGTCTCCCTAGCCGTTGTTTATAAAGGACAGAGCTACCTATTTCAATTTGGATGGGCTGACAGGGAGCTGAAAAACCCGGTGGCCTCTTCCACTATTTTTGCAATAGGCTCGATTACAAAAGTTTTTACATCGACAGCCTTAGCCATTGAGGTCTTGGCGCACAAAACAACCCTCAACGCGCCTCTCATTAATTATTTACCGATAAACAAACAAAAGGTGCAAATAGGCCGCATCACCCTATTGGAATTGGCCACCCATACCTCTAGCTTGCCTCGCAGCCTTCCCCCTTTTAAAAACAAGAAAGAACAGCCAGCTTCTGTAAGGCAATTTCTCTCTCGCTGGACACCCTCTTATCCAATTGGAACCCGCTATGCCTACTCTAATTTAGGCTTCGGCCTATTGGGTGAAGCCGTTGCAAACGTCGCAGGAATGGGCTATGAGCAAACGATCGCACAATTTATCACGACTCCCTTGCAAATGGACTCCACATTTGCAGCCATCCCGCCCTCCTTAGCTTCTCGCTATGCACAAGGATACCTGCCAACCGGCGCCCGGATTCAGCATCCACCTCCTATTCAAACCCATCCTTATAAGCCTTCGTTTTTACCAGGAGGCGGGGCTTTGCGTTCGACGAGTCGTGACATGCTAAAATTTTTAGAGGCCAATTTAGGGCTGTCTGGTCCCGCCTATCTTCTACAAGCCATGCAATTAGCTCAGCAAGGATTCTTCAAAGTCAATCAACACCTTACTTTAGGGCTCGGTTGGCAACGATTCCAAAGCGCCCACGGTCTAATCTTGGATAAAAATGGAGGAGTCCCGGGCTTTTCCAGCTACATCGGTTTTAAACCCGAACAAAAAATTGGAGTTGTCATCCTTGCCAATAAGAGTAAAACACAAATCACATCAATTGGCCGTTTATTATTAAAACAACTCTCTTCAAGATAA
- a CDS encoding thioredoxin family protein, with product MYQYKWLWLTIVAISFFANSHASVLNEGSSQVELKVVEITASNFDQEIIRSAQPVVLMIYGDWCCCCSRFKPIFQSIAQEYGDVRFAIINYDAQYDLVSLYQPAYVPTFVFIYRGFVINQTDDIESREDLEAHILTLTEQAH from the coding sequence GTGTATCAATATAAATGGCTTTGGCTAACCATTGTTGCAATCAGTTTCTTTGCAAACAGTCATGCATCCGTGCTTAATGAGGGAAGCTCGCAGGTAGAGCTGAAGGTGGTTGAGATAACCGCCAGTAATTTTGATCAAGAAATCATCCGTTCTGCACAACCTGTCGTTTTAATGATCTATGGGGACTGGTGCTGCTGCTGCAGTCGTTTTAAACCAATCTTTCAATCCATCGCGCAAGAATATGGCGATGTTCGCTTTGCGATAATCAATTACGATGCTCAATATGACTTAGTTTCTTTGTATCAGCCTGCCTATGTGCCTACCTTTGTCTTTATTTACCGAGGTTTTGTGATCAATCAGACAGACGACATTGAAAGCCGGGAGGATTTAGAAGCCCACATTTTAACCTTGACCGAGCAAGCACATTAG
- a CDS encoding lipase maturation factor family protein: MFNTESYTLIAALFPRLLGLIYFFAFVPFLFQIKGLIGNKGILPLSDYFGALKERYPYKCYLYAPSLFWLAQSNGMLMTITALGALFSLGLMLGIYPSLLLFLVYIFYLSIVSAGQDFLSFGWEGFLLEITAYAFLLSLTPVPNLWVWICINLLLFRFHFQAGAVKLQSHDSTWADFTALAYHYQTQPIPNTQAWYVHKFPLWFHKLSAGLMFAIELIVPFALFGTDGMRAVVFVLFFGLQFFIWITGNFSYLNHLTAIFSTILLSNYFLDSWISPPSTLSSPLWLEVVLSFIGIFFVGMQLIRLSHHFFPNHLFKKCLYWFSYFHLVNPYGIFAVMTTKRHEIIVEGSYDGVDWKEYSFPYKPSSVTRRPKRISPYQPRLDWQVWFLPFTNFYAERWFQHFLFHLLKGTPDVLKLLDENPFSGAPPAFIRVVLYDYVFSSFKEKKEEGRWWTRSYMGIYSPTISLKTPES, encoded by the coding sequence ATGTTTAACACAGAGTCTTATACCTTAATCGCTGCTTTGTTTCCAAGGCTACTCGGTTTGATATATTTTTTTGCATTTGTTCCTTTTCTATTCCAAATTAAGGGGCTGATCGGCAACAAAGGAATCCTTCCCCTCTCCGATTACTTCGGCGCCTTAAAAGAGCGCTACCCGTATAAGTGTTATCTCTACGCCCCAAGCCTGTTTTGGTTGGCTCAAAGTAATGGCATGTTAATGACCATTACAGCCCTCGGAGCTTTATTTTCGCTTGGGCTCATGCTTGGAATATATCCTTCTCTCCTTCTTTTTTTAGTCTATATTTTTTATCTCTCGATCGTGTCGGCGGGCCAAGATTTTTTAAGTTTTGGCTGGGAAGGTTTTTTGCTCGAAATCACAGCCTATGCTTTTCTTTTAAGCCTCACTCCCGTTCCCAATTTATGGGTCTGGATCTGCATCAATCTATTACTCTTCCGTTTTCACTTTCAAGCCGGTGCCGTCAAATTGCAAAGCCATGATTCCACATGGGCCGATTTTACGGCTCTCGCCTATCACTACCAAACCCAGCCCATCCCCAATACGCAAGCCTGGTATGTACATAAATTCCCCTTGTGGTTTCACAAACTGTCGGCAGGTTTAATGTTTGCAATCGAACTCATCGTTCCTTTTGCTCTTTTTGGAACGGATGGCATGCGAGCAGTCGTTTTTGTGCTTTTTTTCGGACTTCAATTTTTTATTTGGATAACCGGCAATTTTTCCTACCTCAATCATCTGACAGCAATTTTCTCCACCATCCTGCTTAGCAATTATTTTCTTGATTCTTGGATTTCTCCACCCTCTACCCTTTCATCGCCGCTCTGGCTGGAAGTAGTGCTTTCCTTCATAGGAATCTTTTTTGTGGGCATGCAATTGATTCGCCTGTCCCATCATTTTTTTCCAAATCATCTATTTAAAAAGTGCCTCTATTGGTTTTCTTATTTTCACTTGGTCAATCCGTATGGAATATTTGCTGTCATGACTACTAAAAGACATGAAATCATTGTTGAAGGCAGCTACGATGGGGTAGATTGGAAAGAATATAGCTTCCCCTATAAACCATCCTCTGTAACAAGGCGGCCAAAACGCATTTCGCCATACCAACCACGTTTAGATTGGCAGGTCTGGTTTCTCCCTTTTACCAATTTTTATGCCGAACGTTGGTTCCAGCACTTTCTTTTCCACCTGTTGAAAGGGACGCCGGATGTACTCAAACTTTTAGATGAAAATCCATTTTCAGGCGCACCTCCAGCGTTCATCCGTGTAGTTTTATATGACTATGTATTTAGTAGTTTTAAAGAGAAGAAAGAAGAAGGAAGATGGTGGACTCGCAGCTACATGGGAATTTACAGTCCAACCATCTCTTTAAAAACACCCGAATCCTAA
- a CDS encoding alpha/beta fold hydrolase — protein sequence MLNWYEEQLICEKRLFWLWKTPHGAYPIHYVEEGRGEQHVLLLHGFGGYSYTWRNQIPFLANAGYHVWALDCLGFGLSAKPSIDYSFKLFLEQIQAFMQAKQISSVHVVGNSMGGSLAVALALANPSLVRSLSLLNAAIYPGKTSYLVSLARLAGPCLYPFINESLFCKLLSQNVYDKTKLSEEQIQAYLLPHHTKGGKRAFIQMLKRFDFQTMMSLHTSLKKLQQSILVVWGEADQITPIIHFKQMLADIPAARSALIKHAAHIPHEEQPAEVNQELLSFFRSL from the coding sequence ATGCTCAATTGGTATGAAGAACAATTGATTTGCGAAAAGCGACTATTCTGGTTGTGGAAAACTCCGCATGGAGCTTACCCCATTCACTATGTAGAAGAAGGAAGAGGAGAGCAGCATGTACTGCTTTTGCATGGGTTTGGAGGCTATTCTTATACCTGGCGTAACCAAATTCCTTTTCTTGCTAATGCTGGATATCATGTATGGGCCTTAGATTGTCTGGGATTTGGTTTGAGTGCGAAGCCGTCTATTGATTATAGCTTTAAATTGTTTTTGGAGCAAATTCAAGCGTTCATGCAAGCTAAACAAATATCTTCTGTGCATGTGGTTGGAAACTCGATGGGAGGAAGCCTGGCTGTTGCTTTAGCACTGGCCAATCCTTCTCTAGTGCGATCTTTAAGCCTGTTAAATGCTGCAATTTATCCAGGTAAAACCTCTTATTTGGTTTCTTTGGCACGATTAGCGGGACCTTGTTTATATCCCTTTATTAACGAAAGCCTATTTTGCAAGCTCCTTAGTCAAAACGTTTACGATAAAACGAAACTCTCTGAAGAGCAGATTCAAGCTTATCTACTTCCTCATCATACGAAGGGAGGAAAAAGGGCTTTCATTCAAATGCTTAAGCGTTTTGATTTTCAAACGATGATGTCTTTACACACGTCCCTGAAGAAGCTGCAGCAATCAATTTTAGTGGTGTGGGGGGAGGCAGATCAAATTACTCCTATTATTCACTTTAAGCAAATGCTTGCTGATATTCCGGCCGCTCGCTCCGCTTTAATTAAGCATGCAGCCCATATTCCGCACGAAGAACAGCCTGCAGAAGTCAATCAGGAACTTCTTTCTTTTTTCCGCAGCCTGTAA